In Quercus robur chromosome 10, dhQueRobu3.1, whole genome shotgun sequence, a genomic segment contains:
- the LOC126703354 gene encoding glycosyltransferase BC10-like translates to MKNKQQQAASPTSIQKLFNAQMHLHNLVSYLLIFCSGLALGLTLSFYLKDFPFNLQLNQFLSPTSPPVLISLKTKNLTRVGLKEYLKPPDVMHDMEDKELLWRASMVPRIRELPFNRTPKVAFMFLTKGAMPLAPLWELFFKGHEGLYSIYVHPNPSFNGTVPQGSVFHGRRIPSKAVRWGEFNMVKAERRLLANALLDISNQRFILLSESCIPLFNFPTIYKYLMGSEKSFVEAYDLPGPVGQGRYDHKMEPTIKLEQWRKGSQWFEMDRDLAIEVISDKKYYAVFGRYCKPSCYSDEHYLPTFVSIKFWKKNSNRTLTWVDWSKGGPHPSKFIRTHVTVEFLKTLRNNGSECEYNGKTTNTCYLFARKFTAHALDRLLRFAPKLMQF, encoded by the exons atgaagaataaacAACAACAAGCAGCCTCGCCGACCTCAATTCAAAAGCTCTTCAATGCCCAAATGCACCTCCATAACCTTGTCTCTTATCTTCTAATCTTTTGCTCCGGTTTAGCCCTTGGACTCACACTCAGTTTCTATCTGAAAGATTTCCCCTTCAACTTGCAGCTCAACCAGTTCCTATCTCCAACATCACCCCCTGTCCTGATTTCATTGAAAACCAAGAATCTCACCCGAGTTGGATTAAAAGAATACTTAAAACCACCAGATGTTATGCACGATATGGAGGACAAAGAGTTGCTATGGAGAGCTTCCATGGTGCCTAGGATACGTGAATTACCTTTCAATCGCACACCAAAAGTTGCATTCATGTTTTTGACAAAAGGGGCTATGCCATTAGCTCCACTTTGGGAGTTGTTCTTTAAAGGACACGAAGGTCTCTATTCTATATATGTGCATCCAAATCCTTCTTTCAACGGAACAGTGCCTCAAGGTTCGGTTTTTCATGGCCGGAGGATCCCAAGTAAG GCAGTGAGATGGGGAGAGTTCAACATGGTGAAAGCGGAGCGCCGCCTACTCGCCAACGCACTGCTCGACATATCCAACCAACGTTTTATCCTTCTCTCGGAGTCATGCATTCCTCTATTCAATTTCCCTACAATCTACAAATATCTCATGGGCTCAGAAAAGTCCTTTGTGGAGGCTTATGATTTGCCAGGCCCAGTGGGCCAAGGCCGATATGATCACAAAATGGAGCCCACAATTAAGCTCGAGCAATGGAGAAAAGGCTCACAATGGTTTGAGATGGACCGTGACCTTGCCATTGAGGTAATTTCAGACAAGAAATACTATGCAGTATTTGGAAGATATTGCAAGCCCTCTTGTTATTCAGACGAACACTATTTGCCCACATTTGTTAGTATCAAGTTTTGGAAGAAGAATTCAAATAGGACTTTGACTTGGGTTGACTGGTCCAAGGGTGGGCCCCATCCATCTAAGTTCATAAGAACACATGTTACTGTTGAATTTTTGAAGACACTAAGGAATAATGGTAGCGAATGTGAGTACAATGGAAAGACCACCAATACTTGCTATTTGTTTGCAAGAAAGTTCACTGCCCATGCCTTGGATAGGTTATTGAGGTTTGCTCCAAAGTTAATGCAATTTTAA